The genomic DNA GGGAGCAGATAGGTAAGTAATAATGGGCAGAGAAGCTATAGAAAATTTGGTAGCTTTGTTGACTACATTTGATTTGAACTTATCGAGTTTATTGACTGTACCAGGGCTATCAAAGACAATGCATTTTGTTTGTCGATAGCTAAAATCACGATAACAGAAAGCAACGGCTAGCTCTGCTAAATAACCACCTAAGGAGTGGCCAGTAATGGATAAATTGAATTCTTTGTCTTTGGCATAGTCAACAGCATCTTTTGTGGCTACATAAGCTAAAGCATTTTGTTGTGTAATAACATTGCCAAGTACGCCATCAATACCTTCTTTTAAATCAGAATATTTTCGTGCTAGTGTTCTAAGGCCTTCTACTTTAGTACCTTGGAAAGACAATACAGCTTGGTGAGTGATCTCATTGATATATAATGCACTATAGTAGCCTGTATTTTTGCTATCATCTTTTAACTGTATTACTTTCCAGTTTGTATGTATGCTAGGGCGCAGTTGGTGTCCTACCTCTTTACTTACAACAGTAAGATCTATGGTTTGACCTAACTTAGGATTGCTATAAACTTGATATGCCAATAGCCCATGTATATAATCAGTAGGATAGTAGGTATACGTGTATATATTTTTTGTTATCTTTTCTTGTATTTGTTCTTTGATGTGTTCACACTCTACAGGCACTTGTCCCCACTGAATAAATCCAATAATGCTATTGTTAGCAATGGCTTCTTGAAGCTGTTGGAGCTTTTCTTGATTTAATTGTTCGTGTGTTAAGCTTATTGCATATACTTGTGGATTATTGTTATGCAAAGAAGCTAGTATTTGCTCAAAAGGTTGGCTACTAATTTGGTGTGGTGCTAGTGTTTGTTCTGTTACCCCTGAAAATGAAACTTTTTCTTCTTTTTCTATCACACTAGAATGTGTTGCTAAGACAGTTGGTTGTTGAGAAGCTGTATCTAGCTCTATACTTTTAAGTCCTATAAGAGTAGGAACAATCAAGAATAACTGTATTAATAATCCAGGGATTCTTCCAAGTGGTAGAAATTTGATTAATAGATAAATATTACGTAAATAGCCAAACAAGCAAGATCGTATTTTCATAAATTATTTAACTATTATTCTATTGTATTTTATATATATGTAACCAACTTTGTTAGGATTAAAGTCAGGCACTTCAAATACTTTTTATACTCTCTCGGAACTATTTTAAAATTGTATACCTATACTTGCAACGTTAGTATAAGTTGACTCTTGTAGTGTAAAGCCATGGCAAAGATAAACCCTAGAAGAAGCCGTATCCATACTAATTTTAAAGTTACTTTCCTGAAAACCTTTTTTATCAACCTGTATAATAGACGCTTTTCCTAAGAAAGGAGTGTAAGACGGTTCTACTAATGTTAGTTTTAATGGTGTTGGCATCTGAGCAAGAAAGTGTTAGAAGAGCATAATGCTTCCCTATAAATAATATACAAATAATCAGCCTATATACAGCAGGTTATTGTGTAAAAAACCTAGCTGCTATAAACCTTAAAACTTTACTAAATCCGTTAACCATAATTCTTGATTATAATAGAGAATACAGCCTAAGGATCAGTTTATAGTAATTGTATTTAATAAATATTTTTGACTTAGCAACTTAATCAGCTGTATGAATGTGATATACAAGTACAAAATTTTAATGAGTGTTTGTAAGATACCTGCTTAAAAGTATATTTAATTGATAATAGAATTTGTCTGGAAACTACTTATCTTGCTGTATGTGTGTCATATTATAAAACTTTATAATCATGCATTACAAAAATATTCATTGCTTTTGCTTGTTCTGGTTACTATGTATTAGTTTACACAGTTTTGCAGCGACCAACTCTGATCTACCACTTGCTAACCCTAATAGCCATAAAAAATTTAGAATTTTATCTATTGATGGGGGAGGTGTTCGAGGTATTATACCAGCTAGGATATTACAGGCTATGGAAGAACAAACTGGAAAGCGAATTAGTGAACTATTTGATTTGGTAATTGGAAACTCTACAGGAGGCTTGATAGCTTTAGCTTTACTCACACCCAATCAAGAAGGAAAAGCTAAGTATAAAGCTGTTGATTTAGTCGAATTTTACAAACAAAAAACTCCAATCATATTTAGCTCTTCTTTTTTCCATCATATAAAGTCAGGATGGGGACTGTGGGGGCCTAGATATAATAGAAAGCATCTAGATTATATTCTAAAAGAATTATTTGGTAATGCCAAGCTAAGCCATACACTAAAACCTGCGGTTGTTATTTCTTTTTCTTTGGACTGTGCTCTTCCGGAAATGTGGTCAACCCATCATGCACGTGAGGGTAAAAAGCTTGATTATTATTTGAGTGATGTGGCTGGCGCCACTAGTGCAGCTCCTACATATTTTGCTCCTAAAGTTTTAAAAAATACCCATGGGGAAATATTGCATGAAATAGATGGAGGTATTTGGGCTAATAATCCTGAGTTTACAGCCATTAGGGCACTTAGCTTTATGGAGCATATGCCTCGAAACCAAGATGTTATTTTAATTTCAATTGGTACAGGTGCACCTAAACCTAATAAGAAAGAGTTTCAAAAATTTCAACGCCAAGCTGCTAAGCTGAAGTATGCAGGTATTCTAGGCTGGATGATCAAAGCTCAGCCGAACCTTATTGAAATGATGATGAACGCTGATAGCGATTGGTCAAAAGATCTTATTTCAATCGTCTACCCCAATAGCCATAGGATCCAAGTGTATATTCCACAGAAATTAAGTAGCATGGACAACCCTAAAAATGTAGAGAAATTAAGAGTATTGGCTGAAAAATATATAGCAACTGATTCTTTCAAAGCTATATGTAATGAGTTAATGCAGTCTTAAACATGAGCATAAGCTTGGACAATGTATTAATAAAAGTCTAATTAGTAAAAAATTTGTATTTAATTTAGTCTGATAACTTTATTATAACAGAGAGAGAATATTATCAGTGTGCCTTGTTTCAGCCTTTACCAATTACTTTGTAACCTCTAGCTATTTATTCTAACACTGCAAGACCAGCTCTACTTTTAACTAATACCTACTAAAATAGCTGCTTTTTAACTTACCTTGCCCACTTTAGATTTTAGTAACTAACCAAGCAGTTTTATATTTACTGGTATTAGCGATTTCTCCTGCTTGCAAGCATTGTGATCTTATGAAAACAGGTGAGGTGGTCTAGGAGAGATAACTATTCTTCCTGGCTTGCTTCGCTATTGCCCATAACATCTGACTTCAGTTTCAATTCTAATAAGGGCATGTCAATTACAGCTATATAAGCTAGGATAATCCATTATAGCTTGCTACATCGCTTCACATAAGTTTAAGGTCGCTTATAACCTCTACCTTACAAAGCTAACGAGTAAACTAGATAAAAAAACTCACTTTATACAGACAAGATTTATCAACTTATCTCATGCAGAACTGTTTTTTAACAAGAAATCAAAGAATTAATTGATAGTTAAACACGAATTATGCCTCTAATTGAGCAACGTGAGTTCTTAAATAAATTGAGGGGTAAAAAAAGTCCCAGTATTTCTGGATAACCTATTGCTTTATATAGGATAGGACCAAACCCTTTAACTTATGCTAATAAATAGAATTAGCATAAGCAAGGTGCTTGGTCCATTTTTATGAATAATTAAGCAAATTTATATTCTTGGCTTTGTGTATCAAAATCATATATTTCTTTTCCTTCAGCACCTTTGTTTATAAAATGTTTGTCTGACATTCTGTTCACTACCTCTAAAAGTTCCTGAGATGTTTCGGTATTTATATTGAAGCCTGCTAGTGACATCCATGCTCCTATACTATTCCACAGAGCTCCATTATGTTGATTATAAGCTTCCTGAGGTAAACCTTTTAATATCATATATATAAAGCAGCATGCACAAGGACGCCTGGTACCACCAATATAATCAATACAATCAATGCCTTTTTTAGCTATTATCTTTGTTTCCGCATGTTGTTCATTTGACCCAGAAATTTGTTCTATTGTAAATGCTCCAAAAACTCCATTTCTTTCTTGGCGGAGTTGTTCCATATGCCTCCAAATCCTGTCTATTTTGTGAAGTCTGTCTGTTACTGTTGTTGTTTGCTTTTTTGTTTTTAATTCTTGGTATAATTCCCTTTTCAATTCTTGTAACTTGTTTTGATCACCAGAAGGACCGAGTTCAAGTATTTGTTTTTCAATTTCACTAAAAATTTTATTTTTAACTACTTGATCTAAAGTAGGTACATTTAAATTGCTAAGTTGCTTATTATTTCCTGGTAATAGGCTTTTTAGTAGTTCCGTTAACTTTTTCTCGTTTTTATTGCTAGCTACATATATTTTTTCATTCGTGTAGTCAATTGCAGCTTGGACTTCTACCATGCCTGTAGGATTATATGCTAATAGAGTGGTTGCAAGATGCCGTACTAATAGGCGTTCTTTTGGCATGTTTATATTTACAGATACACGTTCCTTCTCTTTAGGAGCATATATGCC from Candidatus Amoebophilus asiaticus 5a2 includes the following:
- a CDS encoding patatin-like phospholipase family protein; the protein is MHYKNIHCFCLFWLLCISLHSFAATNSDLPLANPNSHKKFRILSIDGGGVRGIIPARILQAMEEQTGKRISELFDLVIGNSTGGLIALALLTPNQEGKAKYKAVDLVEFYKQKTPIIFSSSFFHHIKSGWGLWGPRYNRKHLDYILKELFGNAKLSHTLKPAVVISFSLDCALPEMWSTHHAREGKKLDYYLSDVAGATSAAPTYFAPKVLKNTHGEILHEIDGGIWANNPEFTAIRALSFMEHMPRNQDVILISIGTGAPKPNKKEFQKFQRQAAKLKYAGILGWMIKAQPNLIEMMMNADSDWSKDLISIVYPNSHRIQVYIPQKLSSMDNPKNVEKLRVLAEKYIATDSFKAICNELMQS